In the Carassius gibelio isolate Cgi1373 ecotype wild population from Czech Republic chromosome B24, carGib1.2-hapl.c, whole genome shotgun sequence genome, one interval contains:
- the LOC128012911 gene encoding E3 ubiquitin-protein ligase MSL2-like isoform X2, which translates to MMMKPSCSWCKDYEQFEENKQLCILVDCYRKLCEYIADSPLAQHISSTVGGSPDILALLNEGLSLDNRLGEESLSLSLTNKSPTPSTSETLHSEGQSPSTEIKEQDLSPLGVNGLQDCNGLTNVEELTASLPSLEASVPDAESGGDAVKQESFTNEIPVCEAVAAAGEDLCTSTMDICGFGEDIKHDGGTLLLSVEEVLRTLEPDHVAQDECPAILQSTLEPSANMKGPFVSIDSARQLSSLPQDSQEVLLPQHPMSQKNPQHLGISCSAVTPRMPRSNRKRSRSESDSEKIQPLPISTFVCGPTLGASTPVPVKCEPKSPTQTIPHMAAVPNGGGLSKVGKALLVPAKTVKKTIDNHGPKKAYTKSKQGTPKSKEKTKERILTNTLIPGSPTKVVYKKAQEKKGCKCGRATQNPSVLTCRGQRCPCYSNRKACLDCICRGCQNSYMANGEKKLEAFAVPEKALEQTRLTLGINVTSIAVRNATGSGAGGMLNVSTAAGSPVASFLATGPHEDKGFDEPLDMRFD; encoded by the coding sequence atgatgatgaaaccCTCGTGCAGCTGGTGTAAAGACTATGAGCAGTTTGAAGAGAATAAGCAGCTCTGCATCTTGGTGGACTGCTACAGAAAGCTCTGCGAGTACATCGCAGACTCTCCTCTCGCCCAACACATTTCAAGTACTGTGGGAGGGTCCCCAGACATCTTGGCTCTCTTGAATGAGGGTCTCTCATTGGACAACAGACTGGGGGAGGAGTCACTCTCCCTGAGCTTGACAAACAAGTCCCCTACACCCTCAACCTCAGAAACGCTCCACAGTGAGGGACAGTCCCCATCGACAGAAATCAAGGAGCAAGACCTCAGTCCTCTAGGGGTGAATGGTCTCCAGGACTGCAATGGCTTGACCAACGTGGAGGAGTTGACTGCCAGTTTACCTTCACTAGAGGCCAGTGTTCCAGACGCTGAAAGCGGGGGCGATGCAGTGAAACAAGAGAGTTTCACAAATGAGATCCCTGTGTGCGAGGCAGTGGCAGCTGCTGGCGAGGACCTTTGCACCAGCACCATGGACATTTGTGGCTTTGGCGAGGATATTAAACATGATGGCGGGACTCTCCTCTTGAGTGTAGAGGAAGTGCTCAGGACTCTAGAACCAGACCACGTCGCCCAGGATGAGTGCCCTGCGATATTGCAGTCGACTCTCGAACCTTCGGCGAACATGAAAGGACCATTTGTATCGATCGACTCTGCTCGGCAGCTTTCCTCTCTCCCGCAAGACTCGCAGGAGGTTCTTTTGCCCCAGCACCCAATGTCCCAAAAGAATCCACAACATTTGGGAATATCCTGTTCCGCGGTGACGCCCAGAATGCCACGGTCCAACCGGAAGCGGTCGCGGTCGGAAAGCGACAGCGAGAAGATTCAACCCTTACCCATTTCCACTTTCGTCTGCGGCCCAACGTTGGGCGCTTCCACCCCCGTTCCAGTCAAGTGCGAACCTAAATCTCCCACTCAGACTATCCCTCACATGGCGGCGGTGCCCAACGGTGGTGGCCTTTCTAAAGTGGGCAAGGCGTTACTGGTGCCTGCGAAAACTGTCAAAAAGACCATTGACAACCATGGACCCAAAAAGGCATACACTAAGTCCAAACAGGGCACTCCAAAGTCGAAGGAAAAGACGAAAGAACGGATTCTCACTAACACCCTCATTCCCGGGAGCCCCACGAAAGTGGTGTACAAAAAGGCGCAGGAGAAAAAGGGCTGCAAGTGCGGCAGAGCAACTCAAAACCCAAGTGTTCTTACATGCCGTGGACAGCGATGCCCCTGTTACTCCAACCGCAAAGCCTGTCTGGACTGCATATGCAGGGGTTGCCAGAACTCCTACATGGCCAATGGCGAAAAGAAGCTGGAGGCCTTCGCGGTGCCAGAGAAGGCGCTCGAGCAGACAAGACTCACTCTAGGCATCAACGTCACCAGCATCGCAGTGCGGAACGCCACCGGTAGCGGAGCCGGTGGGATGCTTAACGTCTCCACAGCGGCTGGCTCACCTGTGGCCTCCTTCTTGGCTACGGGGCCACACGAAGACAAAGGATTCGATGAACCATTGGACATGAGGTTTGACTGA
- the LOC128012911 gene encoding E3 ubiquitin-protein ligase MSL2-like isoform X1: MNPVNATTLYVSACRSVLQCDPRDPQALAEIYKLLPFFRQSLACLVCGNLLQDPIAPTNSSCQHYVCKSCKGKKMMMKPSCSWCKDYEQFEENKQLCILVDCYRKLCEYIADSPLAQHISSTVGGSPDILALLNEGLSLDNRLGEESLSLSLTNKSPTPSTSETLHSEGQSPSTEIKEQDLSPLGVNGLQDCNGLTNVEELTASLPSLEASVPDAESGGDAVKQESFTNEIPVCEAVAAAGEDLCTSTMDICGFGEDIKHDGGTLLLSVEEVLRTLEPDHVAQDECPAILQSTLEPSANMKGPFVSIDSARQLSSLPQDSQEVLLPQHPMSQKNPQHLGISCSAVTPRMPRSNRKRSRSESDSEKIQPLPISTFVCGPTLGASTPVPVKCEPKSPTQTIPHMAAVPNGGGLSKVGKALLVPAKTVKKTIDNHGPKKAYTKSKQGTPKSKEKTKERILTNTLIPGSPTKVVYKKAQEKKGCKCGRATQNPSVLTCRGQRCPCYSNRKACLDCICRGCQNSYMANGEKKLEAFAVPEKALEQTRLTLGINVTSIAVRNATGSGAGGMLNVSTAAGSPVASFLATGPHEDKGFDEPLDMRFD, encoded by the exons ATGAACCCGGTGAATGCGACCACTCTCTACGTGTCAGCTTGTCGGTCGGTGCTGCAGTGCGATCCCAGGGACCCCCAGGCTTTGGCGGAAATCTATAAGCTCTTGCCTTTTTTCAGACAGTCTCTCGCCTGCCTTGTGTGTG gCAATTTGCTACAAGATCCAATCGCCCCTACCAACTCATCGTGCCAGCACTATGTCTGTAAATCATGTAAAGGtaaaaagatgatgatgaaaccCTCGTGCAGCTGGTGTAAAGACTATGAGCAGTTTGAAGAGAATAAGCAGCTCTGCATCTTGGTGGACTGCTACAGAAAGCTCTGCGAGTACATCGCAGACTCTCCTCTCGCCCAACACATTTCAAGTACTGTGGGAGGGTCCCCAGACATCTTGGCTCTCTTGAATGAGGGTCTCTCATTGGACAACAGACTGGGGGAGGAGTCACTCTCCCTGAGCTTGACAAACAAGTCCCCTACACCCTCAACCTCAGAAACGCTCCACAGTGAGGGACAGTCCCCATCGACAGAAATCAAGGAGCAAGACCTCAGTCCTCTAGGGGTGAATGGTCTCCAGGACTGCAATGGCTTGACCAACGTGGAGGAGTTGACTGCCAGTTTACCTTCACTAGAGGCCAGTGTTCCAGACGCTGAAAGCGGGGGCGATGCAGTGAAACAAGAGAGTTTCACAAATGAGATCCCTGTGTGCGAGGCAGTGGCAGCTGCTGGCGAGGACCTTTGCACCAGCACCATGGACATTTGTGGCTTTGGCGAGGATATTAAACATGATGGCGGGACTCTCCTCTTGAGTGTAGAGGAAGTGCTCAGGACTCTAGAACCAGACCACGTCGCCCAGGATGAGTGCCCTGCGATATTGCAGTCGACTCTCGAACCTTCGGCGAACATGAAAGGACCATTTGTATCGATCGACTCTGCTCGGCAGCTTTCCTCTCTCCCGCAAGACTCGCAGGAGGTTCTTTTGCCCCAGCACCCAATGTCCCAAAAGAATCCACAACATTTGGGAATATCCTGTTCCGCGGTGACGCCCAGAATGCCACGGTCCAACCGGAAGCGGTCGCGGTCGGAAAGCGACAGCGAGAAGATTCAACCCTTACCCATTTCCACTTTCGTCTGCGGCCCAACGTTGGGCGCTTCCACCCCCGTTCCAGTCAAGTGCGAACCTAAATCTCCCACTCAGACTATCCCTCACATGGCGGCGGTGCCCAACGGTGGTGGCCTTTCTAAAGTGGGCAAGGCGTTACTGGTGCCTGCGAAAACTGTCAAAAAGACCATTGACAACCATGGACCCAAAAAGGCATACACTAAGTCCAAACAGGGCACTCCAAAGTCGAAGGAAAAGACGAAAGAACGGATTCTCACTAACACCCTCATTCCCGGGAGCCCCACGAAAGTGGTGTACAAAAAGGCGCAGGAGAAAAAGGGCTGCAAGTGCGGCAGAGCAACTCAAAACCCAAGTGTTCTTACATGCCGTGGACAGCGATGCCCCTGTTACTCCAACCGCAAAGCCTGTCTGGACTGCATATGCAGGGGTTGCCAGAACTCCTACATGGCCAATGGCGAAAAGAAGCTGGAGGCCTTCGCGGTGCCAGAGAAGGCGCTCGAGCAGACAAGACTCACTCTAGGCATCAACGTCACCAGCATCGCAGTGCGGAACGCCACCGGTAGCGGAGCCGGTGGGATGCTTAACGTCTCCACAGCGGCTGGCTCACCTGTGGCCTCCTTCTTGGCTACGGGGCCACACGAAGACAAAGGATTCGATGAACCATTGGACATGAGGTTTGACTGA